In Brevinematales bacterium, the genomic stretch GCTGCATGAAAGGTGGATACCTGTCGGTGAAAAGGATACTAAAATGTCATCCTTTTCATCCGGGCGGATATGATCCGGTCAAATAGGATTAAGGCAAAGGTAGTGTAAATGCTGATGAAATGCGAAGTACAGTCATCAGTAGTTTTATTCGTGAAAGTAAAGGAGAAAAATCAATGCTCGATTTTATATCTTATCCGTTAGG encodes the following:
- the yidD gene encoding membrane protein insertion efficiency factor YidD produces the protein MKAPSCRFYPTCSQYAIEAVSKYGCMKGGYLSVKRILKCHPFHPGGYDPVK